The stretch of DNA ATTTTCAACAATCACTGAAATAATATGTCTCATGACAACAAACCCTCCATCGTATCGGATATCGGAGCACCAGGAGCAACCATCGGCCAGACATTTTCTTCCCGATCAACATGAAAATCCAGTATAACCGGACCATCGATCGAAATGGCTTTTTCAATGGCGGCGCGGACATCCTCCGGTTTATCGACGCGGATTCCATGGGCGCCGTACGCTTCGGCAAGCTTCACAAAATCCGGCTGGCATTCGATACACGTACCCGAGTACCGTTTGTTATAGAAGAGCTCCTGCCACTGACGAACCATACCAAGATACTGGTTGTTGAGAATCGCAATATTGACAGGCAGTTTCTGCTCAACCGCGGTCGCGAGTTCCTGGATGTTCATCTGAATGGAACCGTCTCCGGCAATATCGAACACAACAGCGTCGGGTTTGCCCAACTGGGCTCCTATCGCCGCAGGAAAACCGTACCCCATTGTTCCGAGACCTCCCGAGGAGATAAACCTGCGGGGTTTGTCAAACTTGTAATACAATGATGCGAACATCTGGTTCTGGCCAACTTCCGTGGTAATAATGGCTTCACCTTTCGTGACTTCGTAAATCTGCTCGACAACATACTGAGGTTTCAGTATGCCCGAATCCCTGTCGTACGTGGGCTGATGAGTCTTTTTCATTTTTTCGATGTAATCGTTCCAGCCATTACGCCCCCGGGGTTCGACAACTTCGAGAAGCTGCCCGAGTATAGCCCTGGCATCGCCGACAACAGCAATATCCACCTCGACATTTTTCGCTATTGCAGCCGGGTCCATATCGATGTGAATGATCTTCGCATTGGGGGCAAATCCCTCGATTTTTCCGGTCACACGGTCATCAAACCGTGCGCCGACCGCAATAACGAGATCACATTCGGTGAACGCCATATTCGCCGTATAGGTCCCGTGCATGCCCGGCATACCGACCCAGTACGGATGGCTTGCCGGAAATCCGCCGAGCCCCATGAGCGTCGTCGTCACCGGCGCGTTGATCCGCTCGGCGAAAACAAGCAGCTCTTTTTCGGCACCGCTGATAATTATTCCGCCTCCGGCATAGATGAGCGGCTTTTTCGAAACACGAATCGCCTCGGCCGCTTCCCCGATACAAGCAGTATCGGCGTACTTCGGGATTTTATAGCCTTTCGGCACCGGGGGAACCTCCGGCCATTCAAAATCGATGACACCGGTGCTCACATCCTTGGGAAGATCGACGACCACCGGGCCCGGCCTGCCCGTGGAGGCTATGTAAAACGCCTGGCTGATGGTCGAGGCAATCTTGCTCGTATCGCTGATCAGGAAGTTATGCTTCGTAATCGGCCGTGTAATGCCGGTGATATCAGCTTCCTGGAAAGCATCGGTTCCGATGAGCGACATGGGAACCTGTCCGGTAAACGCAACCATGGGAATAGAATCCATATAGGCATTTGCAATACCGGTAACCAGATTTGTCGCACCGGGCCCCGATGTAGCGAGGCAGACTCCCGTTTTTCCCGTGGCGCGGGCATAACCGTCCGCCGCGTGGGCGGCCGCCTGTTCATGCCGTGTCAGAACAAAATGGATATCATGGGCATCGTACAGTTTATCAAACAGGGGAATAACAACCCCGCCGGGATATCCGAAGAGAATCTCGACATTTTCTTTTCTCAAACATTCGACAAATATTTCCGAACCACTTATTTTCATAATTGATAACCTCAATCTGTTTTAAAAATCGCTCCCGTTGCCGCCGAAGTAACCAGTCTGGCATACCGTGCGAGATATCCTTCCTTAATCTTTGGTTCGGGCGGCGTCCAGGAGTCCATTCGTTTTTTCATTTCCGATTCACTGATAAGAAGATCGAGCCTGCGGTTGGGGATATCGATGAGAATCTCATCCCCATCGCGTACAATACACAGTGGGCCGCCCTCCATTGCTTCGGGAGAAATGTGGCCGATACAGGGGCCTCTTGTGCCGCCGCTGAATCTGCCATCGGTAATGAGAGCGACCGAATCGCTCAATCCCATACCGGTGATAGCCGAAGTACCCTGGAGCATTTCACGCATGCCGGGGCCGCCTTTCGGTCCTTCGTACCTGATGACAACGACATCGCCGGGTTTTATCGTCCGGTCAAAAATCGCCTTGAGAGAGTCCTCTTCGGAGTCGAAAACACGGGCTTTTCCCTTGAATGTCATCATTTTTTCGGAAACGGCGCTCTGCTTGACCACAGAACCATCCGGTGAAAGCGATCCCATGAGAATGGCAATACCGCCCTCCCTGTGATAGGCATGATCGAAATCATGGATGACATCGGTATCGACCACCTCGTTTTCTTTCTGAATCTCCCTGACGCTCATACCTGTCAAGGTCGGATTGTCTTGCAATTTCGCACCGAGAACATGCATGACCGCGGGAATTCCACCGGCATATTCCAGGTCTTCCATGAAATGCTCTCCGCCGGGCAGAATCGATGTAATATGCGGTGTATCCTTTGAAAGCCTGTCGAACAGCTCGAGCGAGAGGTCGATTTTCGCCTCATGCGCTATCGCGGGCAGATGCAGCACTGTATTGGTAGAACCGCCGAGCGCCATATCGATACGTATCGCATTCTCGAACGCCGCTCTGGTCATGATGTCGCGCGGAAGTATATTCTGCCTGACAAGGTCGCAGATACGGATACCCGAACGAAACGCGATTCTCCGTTTTTTCGCGAAACCCGCAAGCGCGGTGCCGCATCCGACGAGCGACATACCGAGGGTTTCGGTGATACACGCCATGGTGTTGGCGGTATATAATCCCTGGCAAGAACCCTGACCCGGGCAAGCCTCGATCTCGAGACAGGAAAGCTCGTTTTCATCAATGAGTCCCTCACGGTAGCGGCCGATGGCTTCAAAGGTATCACCAACAAGGGAAAGACGCCGTTTGTTGCGCATACCCGAATGCATGGGGCCTGCGGTGACAACAATGGAGGGAACATTGAGTCGCGCTGCTGCCATAAGCATTCCCGGCGTGATTTTATCACAGTTGGTGAGGAGCACCATGCCGTCCAGTTTGTGCGCCATCATGACACATTCGATGGAATCGGCAATCAGCTCACGGGTACACAGGCTGTATTTCATACCGCTGTGCCCCATCGCGATACCATCACACACACCCGGTATCCCGAAGATAAATGAGCTGCCACCGCCCGTGTGAACACCCTTTTCAATAAAACGTTCAAGGTCGCGCATTCCGGTGTGACCGGGAATAAGATCGGTAAAAGACGATGCGATGCCGATGAGGGGCTTCCCGATTTCGGATGGATCGAATCCGGTGGCATACATAAGTGACCGTGACCCAGCTCTTTCATATCCTTTCGTTACATCGTCGCTTCGCATTTTCTGCCTCTCTTGTATAAGTGCTGTGAAAAAGTATCTTTTTCACACGCCCGTTTATGTAATATGTATACGTTCTTTCCGGTTAACATTTTTCTCGTA from bacterium encodes:
- the ilvB gene encoding biosynthetic-type acetolactate synthase large subunit, with the protein product MKISGSEIFVECLRKENVEILFGYPGGVVIPLFDKLYDAHDIHFVLTRHEQAAAHAADGYARATGKTGVCLATSGPGATNLVTGIANAYMDSIPMVAFTGQVPMSLIGTDAFQEADITGITRPITKHNFLISDTSKIASTISQAFYIASTGRPGPVVVDLPKDVSTGVIDFEWPEVPPVPKGYKIPKYADTACIGEAAEAIRVSKKPLIYAGGGIIISGAEKELLVFAERINAPVTTTLMGLGGFPASHPYWVGMPGMHGTYTANMAFTECDLVIAVGARFDDRVTGKIEGFAPNAKIIHIDMDPAAIAKNVEVDIAVVGDARAILGQLLEVVEPRGRNGWNDYIEKMKKTHQPTYDRDSGILKPQYVVEQIYEVTKGEAIITTEVGQNQMFASLYYKFDKPRRFISSGGLGTMGYGFPAAIGAQLGKPDAVVFDIAGDGSIQMNIQELATAVEQKLPVNIAILNNQYLGMVRQWQELFYNKRYSGTCIECQPDFVKLAEAYGAHGIRVDKPEDVRAAIEKAISIDGPVILDFHVDREENVWPMVAPGAPISDTMEGLLS
- the ilvD gene encoding dihydroxy-acid dehydratase, producing the protein MRSDDVTKGYERAGSRSLMYATGFDPSEIGKPLIGIASSFTDLIPGHTGMRDLERFIEKGVHTGGGSSFIFGIPGVCDGIAMGHSGMKYSLCTRELIADSIECVMMAHKLDGMVLLTNCDKITPGMLMAAARLNVPSIVVTAGPMHSGMRNKRRLSLVGDTFEAIGRYREGLIDENELSCLEIEACPGQGSCQGLYTANTMACITETLGMSLVGCGTALAGFAKKRRIAFRSGIRICDLVRQNILPRDIMTRAAFENAIRIDMALGGSTNTVLHLPAIAHEAKIDLSLELFDRLSKDTPHITSILPGGEHFMEDLEYAGGIPAVMHVLGAKLQDNPTLTGMSVREIQKENEVVDTDVIHDFDHAYHREGGIAILMGSLSPDGSVVKQSAVSEKMMTFKGKARVFDSEEDSLKAIFDRTIKPGDVVVIRYEGPKGGPGMREMLQGTSAITGMGLSDSVALITDGRFSGGTRGPCIGHISPEAMEGGPLCIVRDGDEILIDIPNRRLDLLISESEMKKRMDSWTPPEPKIKEGYLARYARLVTSAATGAIFKTD